A window of uncultured Methanoregula sp. genomic DNA:
GGACCAACAAAACAAGAGTAAGATTATGAGTATGATCAAGAGTATGAAGAAACCGACAACGCCGGCACTTCACGCCGGTGATTTCGCTCCGCGCGCCGGCAATCCGGATGCCTCACCCGCTCGCGAGTGCGGCGCTCGATCCCCTGGTAGCGGCGTTCGTGAGCACGCCGGTGAAATTGTCCTCATCCCCTCCCAATCGGCCCCGTTCCGATCTGGAATGCGGCGCTCTCCCGAGTCGCCGCTACAGAGGCTTATTTACCTGTAGCGGCGTTCGTGAGAACGCCGGTGACTTCCCTTCGCGCGCACGCCAATTCCAGGCTGCCGCACCGCACGCTCGTAGCCGAAAACTCTCCCTCTCCCTGAGCGGGAGAGGGTTGGGGTGAGGGCGAACGTTCCTCCCAGATCGACCATAAAACCGGAGTGGACTTGTGTGATCCAAAACATGATCGATGCAACCCCCTGCTCCCGGGCTCGTCGCCCACATCTCGCCCGATGACGAGAACGCGGAAAAGTCATCGGACACGACCCGCCGCCCGCTTCTCAACCCATGAACCTGGAAGCACCACTTTACAGGATCCCCAAGCAAACGAAGCCAATAACTGGCTGGATAGAATGGCCGTCCCTATCATTCACCCTGGCGGTGAGAGGTTGGAATCAGCGCCATGATCCGAAACTCGTGGTTTTTCGGACGAAATAAAACCTTCTTTGTCTCGGCCCCCAACACTTGCGTATTCGGTCCCATCTGGCTGGCGACAATTTGAATTCCCCATCGCATCGATTAATCGACGTTTCCCCGCCCCCCCGTTCCCGGGGCTGAAAGCCACCCATGTGATAGCCTGGGCTGGAGCGAGTTACACGAGCGGAGGCCCAGGGAGCCCCCCACAAATCTTCAGAGCTCTGAAAGAGCGAAACCTGACGCCGCGAGGAAAACCCGGACCTCCAGGCAAACGATCACAGAAGCAAACCAAGGAAACAAAGCCAACCACTTGCCGGGGATACAGGCCGTTCCTCACATGAACCGCCGCCGCCATCGTGCCGGCGCTCGCTGTCGGCCGATTGTAGCCTTCAGCATTGAGAATAGGTTGGTTAAATAATTCCTTGTCCATGTGTTCTTTAAGTTCCATCGCGGCACAGGGGAGGGCGCCGTAAAAGGGCGCAAAGGAATGAAAGAAAGGAGGGACACGAAAGCCGCGCGCTTAGTCGTCCCGGATAGGTTTGTCTTCATGGTGGGGTGCAGGGCGAGCCCTGCTTCGCGACGAAGTTCACCCTCCGGTCCGTCCGGCCATGGACTGCGGCGACTTGTCGCCGCTTTCGCCCCTGAAGCTTGCCGAGGGGGATGTGGCGGACGATTGCCACGGCGTCCTGCGGTCGGCGACCAGTCGCCGACGGGAAAAAGCGGTGACAAGTCCCCGCAGCCCCCGCAACTCCTGCCGCCGCCCTTCCCTGTAGCGCAGACTGCCTAGTCTGCTGTATCGCCGACTGCCTAGTCGGCAGCCCCACCCTCGGCCGGACGGATCCTCGTTTCACCCGCGTCACTCGCCCCGCGAACCTCTCGCCGGCTAAGCAGCCTGCGGCAACGCAGACTAGAGTCCTTGAAACTCAAAGTTCGGGGTCAAACCATAGTTTGGGTTGGCGTTTTACATCGTGGGCCGTCTTCTTATCATGTTATCTAATTACCATCGCGTCAATCACATATACGAACCAAACTATGGGTTGACCCGCTTTTCAACGCACCAATCTGTATATCAACCCCGAGACGCAAACGTATTACACCCAGCCCCACCGTATCCGGGTGACGGATAATCTCCAACAGATGAACGAGTATTTCTTCCACGCCTTCGACGACATGGGGCCGGTCACCGTCACCGACAAGACCGGCAACCGCTGGTTGTATGGGATCACCAACAGCACCACCAACCCGCGGATCTATGCCGACGTCGTCGATGCCACCGTGCCCGGGTTCGAGGTCGATGGCAACCAATGGGAATTCCGCGCCTATGACGTGAACCTGAACTTGGTCCAACGCGACTTGGCCACCAGTCCCGCCGCCAACCCGGTGCAAATAGGTTTTAACGACTTGTGGGGGGATTTTCGCCATGACCAGATCCGCATGACTTACCAATACGACACCCGCCACAACCTGACTCAAGCCCGGGTTTATGACAACACGACGCAACTGGGCGCCTGGAATTACGGCTATGACACCCGCGATAACCTCACCTCCACGCAAAACCCGCTGAACCAGACCACCCAGTTCGGTTACGACACCCACGACCGGCTCACCTCTGTCCAGAACGCCTTGAATCAGACCACGACCCTGGCTTACGACGGCCAGGGCAATCTGACGCAGCTCACCGATCCCCTCAATCATTGGGTTCAATGGGTCTACAACGCCAACGGCTTCAACACCGAGGTCCGTTATCAAGACGGTCTGGTGCTTTACCAAACCCCGGATGCCCTCGGCCGGGTCAGTACCGCGCGCAACGGCGCCACCGGCCTCCTCCTGCAATATGCGTATGATAATCTGGACCGCGTCACCCAGGTCCTCTTTCCCGACATGACCGCCTTTCAGATGAACTACGCGTGTTGCGGCCTGGAAAGCGCCACCGACCGCCTCGGGCGGACCACGGTCTATGGTCATGATGCCTTGGGGCGCGTCAATCAGGTCACCGACCCGCTCAGCCGCGCGGTCAACTTCGAGTACAACGGCGGCAACCAGATCACCAAACTCACCACCCACGTGGGGACGACCGCCCGCGAGAAACGATTCCAATATGAATCCGAGCACGGCACCAGCCGCCTCAAACACATCCTGTCGCCCCTGAACAAGCCGTTGGATTTCACCTACACGTTCCGGGGCAACCTGCAGACCATGGTCAACACCTACGGCACGGTTCAATATGGTTATGATAACCTGCAACGGCTCACTTCGGCCACCTTCCCCAATGGCGGCATCACCGTCAGTTATTGGGATGTCCTGGGCAACGTGAACACGGCCGCCCGCACCACCACCGACGGCCAGAATTGCTCCTACACCTACGACCAATACGACGCCCTCAACCGCGTCACCCACCTCAACGCGTCCCTGGCCGTCCCCGGTTTTACCAACGCTTCCTATACCTTGGGCTATCAATACGACGCCGACGGCAAGGTCACCCAACGCATCTTCACGCGACTTGCCACCACGATCACCGCCACGTATGGTTATGACACCATGGACCGCTTGACCAGCGTCAGCGAAAGCGCCGGTGGCGCCCTCACCGCCACCGCCGGCTACCAGTATGATAGCGCCGGAAGGCTCTGGTTGACCGGCTACGGCAACGCGGACCAGGTCGAGCGCCTCTACGACGCCGAGTCGCGCCTGCGCAACCTGACGGTCCGGAACGGCGCCACGACGGTGAAAACCCTCGTTTACGTCCCCGATGCCATGGGAAACCTGCAATCCATTACCGCCGACGGGGCGCAGACCGCTTACGCCTACGACGCCGGCTACCAGTTGATCCGGGAGGCCCTGCCCAACGGCGGCGACGTCAACGAATGGGATTACGATGGCGCCGGGAACCTGGTCACCGCCCGCCGTCCGGGCGTTTCGACCGGTTACCTCGTCAACAACGATGACGAACTAACCGAGGCCAGCGGCGCCACCACCGTCACCGGCCAGGTGACGGGTGGCCCGAACAACAACAAATGGTACAATTCGTGGGCCGAATGCCGGGGCGTGCGGGCGCGAGTAAGTACGGTGAACGGCAGTTTCACCCTGGCCGGGGTCCCGGTGTACGCCGGAGCCAACGACCTCCAGGTCACGGTCACCGACGCGTCGGGCAACCAGACCACTCAAACCCGTAACGTCACCAACACTTTGAGTTATGCCGCGGTTTACGACGGCAACGGGAACCTCACGTCCCGCGCCAGCGCCCAAGGCTCCAGGGTGTACACCTGGAACGCGCTCAACCAACTGGTGAGCGCGAGCCTCGGTGGCGCCACTGTCCTGCAAAACTGGTACGACGCCTACGGCCGCCGCATCGCCAAGCAAGAGGTGATCGGCGGCGCCACCAACAAATGGTATTACGTCTACGACGGCTGGGTGGTGATCGCGGTCCTCAACGGCACGAACGGCGCCCTCGTCGAGAGCTACACGCGCGGCGTAGGCCTCGCCGGCGATGTCGGCACCCTGATCGCCGCCCGCCACCACGCCGGCACTTACAACAACCAGGTCATTTACCTGCACTCGAATCATCGCGGAGACGTCATCCTCGCCCGCAGCGGCGCCACCACCATCGGCGCCTGCGACTACGCCCCCTACGGCGCCCTCCGGAGCACCAGCGGCGCGTACGATTCCCGGTTCAAATTCTCCTCCAAGGAGCGCGACGCCTCCGCCGAAATCTACTACTTCGGTTTCCGCTTCTACGACCCCAACCTCCAACGGTGGCTAAATAGAGATCCGTTATTCGAAGAAGGAGGCGTCAATCTGTACCAGTTCGCCGGGAACAATCCGATCAACAATATTGATCCAGACGGCGAAAGCTGGAAGGACCGCTTTGGCTCCTCAATGACGGCGGTCGGAGTAGCCATTAAGGTATTCATGTTTGGCGACCCTAATCTGCCGCCCGTCCCTACGCCTCCGGAAGCAAAGCGAATGGAACAAGAGCGAAATGTCAAAAAGGGACCGAATCGAAGCAAACCCTTAACGCCGGGAGGTTCTGGTTCTAAGCCACCAGAGCCATGCTTTAAATTTAAAGGCAAATTCCCTACTCGCGTGCCCGGTATATTGCCACTTGTCCCGGGATTCATCGAGGACATCGACCGAGCCCGCAGGGGAAGAGAAAATCACCGTTCATGGTACGAACAACTCAAGGAAGATTTTAAACATGATCCGTACATCAGAACACCATATGGGCCTTCGCTTAATCCTTGGTATGACATAAACAAGGATATCACTGACGCTTAACGGTTTTGCTACATTCAACTCGATATCCTGTTTGCAGATGACAAACATCATAAACGCTCCTGGGTACAAGCAAACAGCTACACGAGTAGGTCTATTATATATCACATGTGGAATATTGATTGCACATATTATATAGATAACAATAACAAGTGTATATATATGTTGTTATTCAAATCAATTATCGCACGTATAATATCATCTGGAGTGCGAGTATGGATGATATTAAGTTTCAAATTGCGAGGATATAAGCAGGCGCGTATCGGTAAATGTTGGTTTTGGGGACCTGGCGATTTCCTGGAATCCGCCGACGAGGCCATGAAGAGGCTGGCTGATCTCGACGAGCAACTGTATAGTGAAGTGATTAGTACTACCGTCGCCGTTTATTGGTATCATACTGATGATTTGATCGAAGACAGGATCAGTAAATGTTATAGCATCACACAGAATTGCGTAGGCTGGGGACCTGAGGGAATAATAATGCGCGTCGTATCTACGTTCTTTTTGAATCGGCGCCTTGGTTTTACAGCCTATTCCAAGGAAGATAATATTACACTTCACAACGAAATAAGAAGAACGACGTTTCAATGGCTCGTGGAGCACAAGTTCCCGCAGGAACTCTGCAATTCCTTTAACACGATGCTGGCTAAGGTATGAAATGGCCTGTCAAAGGGGTCAAACTAGTACATTTGCATATAAATCCGATGCCGCTAAGAAAAATCCCGCCACCTTCGCCATGGTAAAACCCGCCACACTATCAGCGTGAGGGGGGGAGTGTTGTTCTTTCCAAGGAGTGCCCCTCGGGACAAAGAGGATCAGTTAAAGAATGTTACGGAGCCAAAAAAGACCTCGTCCCACCCTGGACACTGGCGTGTCGATCAGATAAGACGAGGCTATCAAACTACAGTTTAGTATTGTAAGCGAGAGCCTGGGTTTTTAACAATTCAGATCCAAGGGTATTTCGAGTTTTGTCCAGATTGGTATCGCGGCGCGGTGGTGGGCGATCTGGTAAAGGAATACTATTGGGTGTTGCGCGGGGCGCTCCGCACGCATCCCCATCTGCGCCCCTGCCTGACCCCCTGCCGGCATTGCCATATTTTCTTCCTCACCCATCCATGGAAAGGGGTCAGACCAACACAAACGGAAGTGTTTATTGATAGCCGAACTTAATAGTGTAATGTGTTGGTCTGACCCCTAGACGAACTGCATGAGGGCTGCTACCACAAATTCAATCAGGAATTCGATGCCGCCGAGGAGCGCTATTTGTCGCTGCTCCGCAAATATCCCAACGAGTCGGGCATGTGGCACAAAGTCCTGCATTACCTGCCGCATCTGTACTTCGAAACCGGGCGTTACCAGACGGCCTTGGATGCCCTGGACAAGTTCCAGGAGCTTTCCCTCGCCTGGACGGAAGACCAATTCGCCGAGAACTACCGCCGGCTTTTCTGGAGCGCCTGGCAAGGGGACCGGCTGGAGCGCCTTTGTGGTACGAAAGCCTTGGCCTTGGTCTTGGCGGCGCAACAGGGCCAGCTGCTCAACCAGCCCCTGGATGCCGTCTATGCCCGCCACGCCTGGGCCGGCCAAAAGGCCAAGAATCCCGACGGCTATTCCCTGCAGGAGCTGGCCGACTTGGCGGGCGGTTCGGCGGTCGAGATGAGCCTCGCGGAACTCCGCGCCGCCGCCACCGCGGACGCACCCGTTTTGGTCTATCTCTCTCCCCCGGCGCCGCCGCAATGCTTTTCGGTCTGGGAACGCCAGGCCAAAAACGCCCCCGCCCCGTTGACGGGCCATTTCCTGGCGGTAATCCAGGTGGCGGACAATTATGTCGATGTCTTGGACCCCAGCG
This region includes:
- a CDS encoding RHS repeat-associated core domain-containing protein, encoding MNEYFFHAFDDMGPVTVTDKTGNRWLYGITNSTTNPRIYADVVDATVPGFEVDGNQWEFRAYDVNLNLVQRDLATSPAANPVQIGFNDLWGDFRHDQIRMTYQYDTRHNLTQARVYDNTTQLGAWNYGYDTRDNLTSTQNPLNQTTQFGYDTHDRLTSVQNALNQTTTLAYDGQGNLTQLTDPLNHWVQWVYNANGFNTEVRYQDGLVLYQTPDALGRVSTARNGATGLLLQYAYDNLDRVTQVLFPDMTAFQMNYACCGLESATDRLGRTTVYGHDALGRVNQVTDPLSRAVNFEYNGGNQITKLTTHVGTTAREKRFQYESEHGTSRLKHILSPLNKPLDFTYTFRGNLQTMVNTYGTVQYGYDNLQRLTSATFPNGGITVSYWDVLGNVNTAARTTTDGQNCSYTYDQYDALNRVTHLNASLAVPGFTNASYTLGYQYDADGKVTQRIFTRLATTITATYGYDTMDRLTSVSESAGGALTATAGYQYDSAGRLWLTGYGNADQVERLYDAESRLRNLTVRNGATTVKTLVYVPDAMGNLQSITADGAQTAYAYDAGYQLIREALPNGGDVNEWDYDGAGNLVTARRPGVSTGYLVNNDDELTEASGATTVTGQVTGGPNNNKWYNSWAECRGVRARVSTVNGSFTLAGVPVYAGANDLQVTVTDASGNQTTQTRNVTNTLSYAAVYDGNGNLTSRASAQGSRVYTWNALNQLVSASLGGATVLQNWYDAYGRRIAKQEVIGGATNKWYYVYDGWVVIAVLNGTNGALVESYTRGVGLAGDVGTLIAARHHAGTYNNQVIYLHSNHRGDVILARSGATTIGACDYAPYGALRSTSGAYDSRFKFSSKERDASAEIYYFGFRFYDPNLQRWLNRDPLFEEGGVNLYQFAGNNPINNIDPDGESWKDRFGSSMTAVGVAIKVFMFGDPNLPPVPTPPEAKRMEQERNVKKGPNRSKPLTPGGSGSKPPEPCFKFKGKFPTRVPGILPLVPGFIEDIDRARRGRENHRSWYEQLKEDFKHDPYIRTPYGPSLNPWYDINKDITDA